TTGGAAAAAAATCCTTCATAAAAAATAACCGCTTTTTAAGCAAGCGGTTATTTTATTTGTATTGATTTTTTTCGTCAATAGAAACCTCTCCTTCATCATTAATGGTACATAATGAAATTTGATCTAAAGACTCATACCCCTGCTTTTTAAGTTCATTTAGCAGCCAGTTCTTGTTTTTACGTATATTCTTAAGACCGCTATATTGGATTTCTCCGTCCGCGATCAAGACGACAGCATATGAGGAATGACCAGAATCATCTTTCTCAAAAACCGATAGTTTTCCAGAAGGTTCCAGGATGGCATATGCTACATCATTTACTTGTTGAATCCCATGCTCACGTAATTGTATAAGTAAATCATTGAAATTATAGCGCTGCCGTTTCATCTCATACTCGTCTACCTTACCGTGTTTAATAATAACGGAAGGTTTTCCATCGAACCAGCTTCTAAACCTTTGATTCTTTAGGGAAACCCAGGCACTGCCCAATTGTATAGCTAATAATACAGCCATAGGAACAACTGCTTTCCAAATCGAAGAATCGGGTTGTTCAATAACAAATACTCCGATTTCTGCGAGCATAATAAAAACAACTAAATCCATAACACTTAACTCACCGATTTCCCTCTTACCCATAAAACGAAAAACTAGAAGTATAATTAAATAAGTGAGAAGAGTTCTTACTATAAGAGAGACATACACCATGAAAATCCACGACCTTTCAACAGGCTTACTCTCTTATAAGATGACCCATTCTCACTTTTTTTATGAATAGAAAGGCTGTAAATATCGGAAGTAGACATAAATGGATGCGATCACTAGAGATAATATTAGAACTGGTATTCCATACAGCAAAAATTTAATAAATGATATAGGCTGACGGTGACTCGCAGCTATACCAGCAACTACGACATTAGCGGAGGCACCGACCAGCGTTCCATTTCCTCCTAGACAGGCTCCTAAAGCAAGCGACCACCAAACAGGATCGACATTCATCATTCCATACCCCTGTAGTTCATGCACGACAGGAATCATGGCAGCGACAAAAGGAATATTGTCCACGACCCCTGAAAGCAGGCCTGAGCTCCATAGCATAACAATAGAAGTAATTGGGAGATCTCCGCCGGACAGCCATACCATACCACGTGCCAATTCATCGATAATTCCAACGGTTTCTAAACCACCTACAAGCATGAATAATCCCATAAAGAAAAATAAGGTGACCCATTCAACCTCCTGAAAGACGTGTTCAACATCAAGTTCTTTA
The Halobacillus halophilus DSM 2266 DNA segment above includes these coding regions:
- a CDS encoding YetF domain-containing protein; translated protein: MVYVSLIVRTLLTYLIILLVFRFMGKREIGELSVMDLVVFIMLAEIGVFVIEQPDSSIWKAVVPMAVLLAIQLGSAWVSLKNQRFRSWFDGKPSVIIKHGKVDEYEMKRQRYNFNDLLIQLREHGIQQVNDVAYAILEPSGKLSVFEKDDSGHSSYAVVLIADGEIQYSGLKNIRKNKNWLLNELKKQGYESLDQISLCTINDEGEVSIDEKNQYK